A single genomic interval of Mustelus asterias chromosome 13, sMusAst1.hap1.1, whole genome shotgun sequence harbors:
- the LOC144503116 gene encoding glutathione S-transferase theta-1-like, with the protein MGLELYLDLHSQPCRAVYIFAKKNKIAFEFKLINLLAGEQFNEELGKVNSLRLVPTIKDGDFTLGESVAILKYLAGKYQTPDHWYPADLQKRARVDEYLSWQHTNIRYQGSRIFMFRSLLPALTGQPIPKDRMDEALADLQKSIQTFEDKFLQDKPYIVGQEVSLADLVALVELMQPLGTGFDPLQGRPKLIAWRERVKGDVGKELFDEAHELVMKSKDSINTLDTKTPTMQQLAKNLQKIYK; encoded by the exons ATGGGTCTGGAGCTGTATTTGGATCTGCACTCTCAGCCCTGTAGAGCAGTCTACATCTTTGCCAAGAAGAATAAGATAGCGTTTGAGTTTAAGCTTATTAATTTGTTAGCAG GTGAACAGTTCAATGAGGAACTTGGAAAGGTTAATTCCCTGAGACTGGTGCCAACGATAAAGGATGGAGACTTCACACTGGGCGAGAG TGTGGCCATTCTGAAATACCTGGCGGGTAAATACCAGACTCCTGACCACTGGTACCCGGCTGACCTACAGAAACGGGCTCGAGTGGATGAATACCTGTCCTGGCAGCACACAAACATTCGCTATCAGGGATCCAGGATTTTCATGTTCAGG AGCCTATTGCCAGCTTTAACTGGACAGCCAATTCCCAAGGACAGAATGGACGAGGCCCTGGCGGATCTGCAAAAATCAATCCAGACCTTTGAGGATAAGTTCCTTCAGGACAAACCGTACATTGTGGGACAGGAAGTGTCTCTGGCAGACCTGGTCGCACTCGTTGAACTGATGCAG CCTCTGGGGACTGGATTTGACCCCTTGCAAGGACGACCCAAACTCATCGCATGGCGCGAGCGAGTCAAGGGTGATGTGGGCAAGGAGTTATTCGATGAGGCCCACGAGCTGGTAATGAAGAGTAAGGATTCGATAAATACTTTAGACACTAAAACTCCTACGATGCAGCAACTTGCAAAAAACCTGCAGAAAATATACAAATAA